The Nitrospira tepida genome includes a window with the following:
- a CDS encoding phosphatase PAP2 family protein, with the protein MTSIDLAVTAFFNQFVQRSWTFDAIMVYLASSNLAKGYLILPLFWWAWFREERNEHRHAILVTLLVSCIFAVALSQAAQYKPIRVRPLFTPELHLKHAEGLQEWHYSSWSAFPSDHATFFFSFAVGLFFVSRTLGWLALAHAVLIISFPRAYLGLHYLTDIVAGALLGGSVTYAFCTSEGIQTRLGSWTTTWERTRPAALYAALFVMTTQMTYLFYDAHELAQFLYDLLKGAGEKLLH; encoded by the coding sequence ATGACGTCGATCGATCTGGCTGTGACGGCGTTTTTCAACCAGTTTGTCCAGCGGTCATGGACGTTCGATGCGATCATGGTCTACCTCGCCTCAAGCAATCTCGCCAAGGGCTACCTGATCCTGCCCCTGTTCTGGTGGGCCTGGTTTCGGGAAGAGAGGAACGAGCACCGTCATGCGATCCTGGTGACCCTGCTGGTCTCCTGCATCTTCGCCGTCGCCCTTTCTCAGGCCGCACAATACAAGCCGATCCGCGTGAGACCCTTGTTCACGCCCGAACTCCACCTGAAACATGCCGAAGGGCTCCAGGAATGGCACTATTCGTCGTGGAGCGCGTTCCCGAGCGACCATGCGACCTTCTTCTTTTCGTTCGCGGTCGGGTTGTTCTTCGTTTCCCGGACGCTGGGGTGGCTGGCCTTGGCCCATGCCGTCCTTATCATTTCGTTTCCCAGGGCTTACCTCGGCCTCCACTATCTGACCGATATCGTCGCGGGCGCCCTATTGGGTGGGTCGGTCACCTATGCGTTCTGTACCAGCGAAGGGATACAGACCCGCCTCGGCTCTTGGACGACGACATGGGAGCGGACGAGGCCGGCCGCGCTGTACGCCGCTTTGTTCGTGATGACCACCCAAATGACCTATCTATTCTATGACGCCCACGAGTTGGCTCAGTTTCTTTACGACCTGCTCAAGGGAGCCGGAGAGAAACTGCTTCACTAG
- a CDS encoding CBS domain-containing protein, producing the protein MGTKTRTGLTRATFLDRYIQRFKERLEKFQPFLSRKKTTMSLEQFDEDMEDLIGQVFGQASDQFEAYLYAKIGEGSLLPEEAQESGTHDRERESLHQRKRVLESCVADLEFRKRLLVTRRPGLDGQALQRVTVEDYMASDVRSIHSGATIKEAGRALQKWKVGSLIVDDGSRYIGIVTDSDLSRKAVARGLDPSTTTVLTCMSKPVVTIELTESLSDALALMKDAGVRHLPVTADRTIIGVLSVSDILRAIEDLSAMRVD; encoded by the coding sequence ATGGGAACCAAGACAAGGACCGGATTGACGCGCGCGACGTTTCTGGATCGTTATATTCAGCGGTTTAAGGAACGGTTGGAGAAATTTCAGCCGTTTCTCTCCCGCAAAAAAACCACCATGTCGCTGGAGCAGTTCGATGAAGACATGGAGGATCTGATCGGCCAAGTGTTCGGCCAGGCCTCCGATCAGTTCGAGGCCTATCTCTATGCCAAGATCGGCGAAGGGAGCCTCCTGCCCGAGGAGGCGCAGGAAAGCGGTACCCATGACCGGGAACGCGAGAGCCTGCACCAGCGCAAGCGGGTGCTCGAAAGCTGCGTCGCCGACCTCGAATTCCGCAAGCGCCTGCTCGTGACGCGGCGGCCTGGCCTCGACGGGCAGGCCCTGCAACGGGTGACCGTCGAGGACTATATGGCCAGCGACGTCCGCAGCATCCACAGCGGCGCGACGATCAAGGAGGCGGGCCGGGCGTTGCAGAAGTGGAAGGTCGGCTCGCTCATCGTGGATGACGGCTCGCGCTATATCGGTATCGTGACCGACTCGGATCTAAGCCGGAAGGCCGTGGCCCGCGGGCTCGATCCGAGCACGACGACCGTGCTCACCTGCATGAGCAAGCCGGTCGTGACGATCGAGCTGACGGAATCCCTGTCGGACGCCCTGGCCCTCATGAAGGATGCGGGGGTGCGGCACCTGCCTGTGACGGCGGACCGGACCATCATCGGCGTGCTGTCTGTGTCGGACATCCTGCGGGCGATTGAGGACCTGTCGGCGATGCGCGTGGACTAG
- a CDS encoding DUF4832 domain-containing protein: MLSAAAGCVTDGERLRAASFEPSAPMVTVTPVEIDEVLYNPGMGFADFHFGFGHPPPADRYPRSTVAYFRWSWADLEPAEGHYAFDFVDRIIEQAKAKGERLAFRIVAEYEQGSPRWLLEKGVASIKETDGIFPDYNNPLFLEYHEKLIKAFGERYGASPEIDHVDIGSVGCWGEWNTACCLPEQRPQCQAFFPSEGNQLRITDWYFRYFPQVPLVSLHGGQLKYGAERGAGWRGDCFGDYGYFTPTWNHMEHAYAPVLRDPVIGEAWKRGPVQFEVCGVMQDWQDKGFDIDRILQQGLDWHLSVLNAKSAPVPEAWRSKVEQFLKKMGYRLVLREFSHQAEARAGGPLVLQSRWENVGVAPVYRPWPLAYRLRNESEQVMAQWTSGADLKRWLPGEPYLVEETPAIPPDVPAGVYHIDVAVLDEAGRLPLVDLAIAGRRADRWYPISRVMVRE, from the coding sequence GTGCTGAGCGCGGCGGCCGGTTGCGTGACCGACGGCGAGCGGCTCCGGGCTGCCTCATTCGAGCCATCCGCTCCGATGGTGACGGTGACGCCGGTCGAGATCGACGAGGTCCTCTACAATCCCGGGATGGGCTTTGCCGATTTCCATTTCGGGTTCGGCCATCCGCCTCCGGCCGATCGCTATCCTCGCTCGACCGTCGCCTATTTCCGCTGGTCCTGGGCCGACCTTGAGCCGGCCGAGGGGCACTATGCATTCGACTTCGTGGATCGGATCATCGAACAGGCCAAGGCCAAGGGCGAACGGCTGGCCTTCCGCATCGTGGCGGAATACGAGCAGGGATCGCCGCGCTGGCTGTTGGAGAAGGGGGTCGCCAGCATCAAGGAAACCGACGGGATCTTTCCGGACTACAACAATCCTCTCTTTCTCGAGTACCACGAAAAGTTGATCAAGGCCTTCGGCGAACGGTACGGCGCTTCGCCGGAGATCGACCATGTGGACATCGGATCGGTCGGGTGCTGGGGAGAATGGAACACAGCCTGCTGCCTCCCGGAGCAACGTCCTCAATGCCAGGCGTTCTTTCCGAGCGAGGGGAATCAGCTCAGGATCACCGACTGGTACTTCAGGTATTTTCCGCAGGTGCCGCTGGTCAGCCTGCACGGCGGCCAACTCAAATATGGCGCCGAACGCGGAGCCGGCTGGCGCGGGGACTGTTTCGGGGACTATGGCTATTTCACCCCCACCTGGAATCACATGGAACATGCTTACGCACCGGTGCTGCGCGATCCGGTGATCGGCGAGGCCTGGAAACGTGGTCCCGTGCAGTTCGAAGTCTGCGGCGTGATGCAGGACTGGCAGGACAAGGGGTTCGACATCGATCGTATCTTGCAGCAGGGGCTGGACTGGCACCTCTCGGTCCTGAACGCAAAATCGGCTCCCGTGCCGGAAGCCTGGCGATCCAAGGTCGAACAGTTTCTCAAGAAGATGGGCTATCGGCTGGTGCTGCGTGAGTTCAGCCATCAGGCGGAGGCCAGGGCCGGCGGTCCGTTGGTCCTGCAATCCCGATGGGAGAATGTCGGCGTGGCTCCCGTCTATCGTCCCTGGCCGCTTGCCTACCGGCTGCGGAACGAGTCGGAGCAGGTCATGGCTCAATGGACGAGCGGGGCGGATCTCAAGCGGTGGCTGCCGGGCGAGCCATACCTGGTCGAAGAGACGCCGGCGATTCCGCCGGACGTGCCGGCCGGAGTCTATCACATCGATGTTGCGGTGCTCGACGAAGCAGGCCGGTTGCCACTGGTGGATCTGGCCATTGCCGGGCGGCGGGCGGATCGATGGTATCCGATCTCCCGGGTCATGGTCCGCGAATAG
- a CDS encoding MerR family transcriptional regulator: MNTHRIHRVAKLTGLTKDVIRVWERRYGLLKPIRGANRYRNYSDEDVLLLRFLKQEQERGYSIGDLAELGRDELLARARQSALPARSPDSNPYARLIEQLIQSLDPLDKTSFERKLNGAVAIVPFDEALHGMLIPLQQRVGELWHEGRLSVAVEHYVSKVVQQKLFSVMNQLAPPDHGPKVVVACPPKETHELGAQTVAYHCAVRGFRVIYLGPNTPIDDLSALCLDVQPALVLLSMTLGGPDDELHALAKALAHKIKPLCPVGLGGAGLSAVKEIFEEEGLVVLEDLDSLDRFLERVRSAQSSAPR, from the coding sequence ATGAATACCCATAGAATTCATAGAGTTGCGAAACTCACCGGTCTCACCAAGGACGTGATTCGCGTCTGGGAGAGGCGTTATGGGTTGTTGAAACCGATCCGGGGGGCCAACCGTTATCGCAATTATTCAGACGAAGACGTGTTGCTGCTTCGTTTTTTGAAGCAGGAGCAGGAGCGGGGATACTCGATCGGGGATTTGGCGGAACTGGGCCGGGATGAATTGCTCGCGCGTGCGCGCCAATCGGCCTTGCCGGCGCGCTCTCCGGACTCGAATCCCTATGCAAGGTTGATCGAACAACTGATTCAGTCGCTCGATCCGTTGGACAAGACGAGCTTTGAGCGGAAGCTGAACGGAGCGGTCGCCATCGTCCCGTTTGACGAAGCGCTCCACGGGATGCTGATCCCGCTCCAGCAGCGCGTCGGGGAGTTATGGCATGAGGGGAGGCTTAGCGTGGCCGTCGAACATTACGTCAGCAAGGTCGTGCAGCAGAAGCTCTTCTCCGTGATGAATCAATTGGCGCCGCCGGATCATGGCCCGAAGGTCGTCGTCGCCTGTCCTCCGAAGGAGACGCACGAACTCGGCGCGCAGACCGTCGCCTACCACTGCGCCGTCCGAGGATTCCGGGTGATCTACTTAGGCCCCAACACGCCGATCGACGACCTGTCGGCCTTGTGCCTTGACGTGCAGCCGGCCCTGGTGCTGCTCTCGATGACGTTGGGCGGTCCGGATGACGAGCTTCACGCCCTGGCCAAGGCGCTGGCCCACAAGATCAAGCCGCTTTGTCCGGTCGGGTTGGGAGGAGCCGGCCTCTCGGCCGTCAAGGAGATTTTCGAGGAGGAAGGGCTGGTCGTGCTGGAGGATCTGGACTCGCTGGACCGGTTCTTGGAACGCGTGCGGTCTGCCCAATCGTCTGCGCCTCGCTAG
- a CDS encoding formylglycine-generating enzyme family protein, which translates to MRRTTVLTAAIASLALMTGSGIAFGAGEKEKDMATIPGGEFTMGGNEHSDEPRHQVVLDSFLIDKFEVSNARFKEFMKATGHPAPAYWDDPRLSKPNQPVVGVSWHDATAFCKWEGKRLPTEAEWERAAKGPSGDNHYPWGHSLDPSKANYGQNVGRTEPVDAYPEGVNGFGLYNMAGNVFEWVSDWYDPHSYKRSNALNPQGADKGYNFANQGPVKVLRGGSWLAPETSLHTTHRFWNQPENNSYGVGLGFRCAKSAAPIVHADQAGRDAFIQALISMGIEKYPDALVSIEQALKADPSNKEYAATRDLIKKSLKK; encoded by the coding sequence ATGCGGAGGACCACGGTGCTTACGGCAGCCATCGCGAGTTTAGCTTTGATGACAGGCTCGGGAATCGCTTTCGGAGCGGGCGAGAAGGAAAAGGACATGGCGACGATCCCCGGCGGGGAATTCACCATGGGCGGCAACGAACATTCAGATGAGCCCCGGCATCAGGTCGTGCTCGACTCGTTTCTGATCGATAAGTTCGAGGTCTCGAACGCGCGATTCAAAGAATTCATGAAAGCGACCGGTCATCCGGCTCCCGCCTACTGGGACGATCCTCGATTGAGCAAGCCCAACCAGCCGGTGGTGGGCGTGAGCTGGCATGATGCGACTGCCTTCTGTAAGTGGGAAGGAAAGCGGTTGCCAACCGAAGCCGAATGGGAACGGGCTGCTAAAGGACCCTCGGGCGACAACCATTATCCCTGGGGGCATTCGCTGGATCCGTCCAAGGCCAACTATGGCCAGAACGTCGGGCGGACCGAGCCGGTCGATGCCTATCCCGAAGGGGTGAACGGCTTCGGGCTCTATAACATGGCCGGCAATGTGTTCGAGTGGGTTTCAGATTGGTATGACCCCCACTCGTACAAGAGGAGCAATGCCCTAAATCCACAGGGCGCCGACAAGGGGTACAACTTCGCCAACCAGGGCCCGGTAAAGGTCCTACGAGGCGGCTCATGGCTGGCACCGGAGACCTCTCTCCACACCACACACCGGTTCTGGAACCAGCCGGAGAACAATTCCTATGGGGTCGGACTGGGATTCCGTTGCGCCAAGAGCGCCGCTCCGATCGTGCATGCGGATCAGGCAGGCCGGGACGCATTCATCCAGGCCCTGATCAGCATGGGCATTGAGAAGTACCCGGATGCTCTGGTGTCGATCGAACAAGCGCTCAAGGCAGATCCGAGCAACAAGGAATATGCCGCGACCCGCGACCTCATCAAGAAGAGCCTGAAGAAATAA
- a CDS encoding formylglycine-generating enzyme family protein codes for MERITNTILIAAVLLAVAVSVADGADSMIPDDMVYVAQGPSIMGLDRAQQPETNAKLTPYQKRMATPWSADAFHDEVPAHLVMLDAFLIDKYEVSNGNYGEFMNQTGHPAPAYWDDPRLNKSEQPVVGVNWYDAKAYCEWRGKRLPTEAEWEKAARGPSGNLYPWGDQFDEARANFGRRAEATAPVTAYPEGASYYGALNMAGNVFEWVADWYDPQYYGRFDTSVNPTGPDKPIWLGGTGTYVDRLTVGEKRVIRGGSWIAPEATVRSTHRFWNHPLNNSYGVGLGFRCTQQAPQQIEQQIRQASIEALVLMGKEQFEEARQSVARGLRIDPVNPELLDLDRLIHKSLKRG; via the coding sequence ATGGAGAGAATAACGAACACGATCCTTATCGCTGCCGTCCTGCTCGCGGTCGCAGTCAGCGTCGCGGACGGAGCCGACTCGATGATTCCGGACGACATGGTGTATGTCGCCCAGGGGCCATCGATCATGGGTCTCGACAGAGCGCAGCAACCGGAAACCAATGCCAAACTGACGCCCTACCAGAAACGTATGGCGACACCCTGGTCGGCGGATGCCTTCCACGATGAAGTTCCGGCCCATCTGGTCATGCTGGATGCCTTTCTGATCGATAAGTACGAGGTCTCCAATGGGAACTATGGCGAGTTCATGAATCAGACAGGCCACCCCGCACCGGCCTATTGGGACGATCCGCGCCTCAACAAGTCGGAGCAGCCGGTAGTCGGTGTCAATTGGTACGATGCCAAGGCCTACTGCGAATGGCGAGGCAAGCGGCTTCCGACCGAGGCCGAATGGGAGAAGGCGGCGCGCGGCCCCTCCGGGAACCTCTATCCCTGGGGCGACCAATTCGATGAAGCCCGCGCCAACTTCGGGCGCCGGGCCGAAGCGACGGCTCCGGTCACAGCCTACCCCGAAGGGGCCAGCTATTACGGCGCCCTCAACATGGCCGGCAACGTCTTCGAGTGGGTGGCCGACTGGTACGACCCCCAGTACTACGGCCGGTTCGACACCTCCGTGAATCCGACCGGGCCGGACAAGCCCATCTGGCTTGGCGGGACCGGCACCTATGTGGATCGTCTGACCGTCGGAGAAAAGCGCGTCATCCGCGGCGGCTCCTGGATCGCGCCGGAAGCGACGGTACGGTCCACGCACCGGTTCTGGAATCATCCCTTGAATAACAGCTACGGCGTCGGTCTCGGGTTCCGCTGCACACAGCAGGCGCCGCAGCAGATTGAACAACAGATTCGCCAGGCCTCCATCGAAGCCTTGGTTCTCATGGGTAAGGAACAGTTCGAGGAGGCCAGGCAGTCGGTCGCGCGCGGATTGCGGATCGATCCGGTGAACCCGGAGCTGTTGGATCTGGACCGGTTGATTCATAAGTCACTGAAACGCGGTTAG
- a CDS encoding formylglycine-generating enzyme family protein, which produces MIWNVLLWTVGVLALVPATFPVAAATRTIEPDPVPMVMIPAGPFKMGSEDGKGREDERPQRDIYLDTFAIDQVEVTNERYLAFVKATGHRNPPNPYGSGFLHDATGIEQLPVVQVTWYDAKAYCAWAKKRLPTEAEWEKAARGTDGRLYPWGNDPPSPKRANFDREWEGEKTMHPVGALSAGDSPYGVKDMSGNAREWVEDWYDPDYYKHAPDRNPKGPAKGVVRSIRGGSWHSPMWDIGVASRGRGGFALQTHGTGFRCAKSVEGPDGAK; this is translated from the coding sequence ATGATCTGGAACGTTCTCCTCTGGACGGTCGGCGTACTGGCGTTGGTCCCGGCCACGTTTCCGGTGGCGGCGGCGACCCGGACTATCGAGCCGGACCCCGTGCCGATGGTGATGATCCCCGCTGGTCCGTTCAAGATGGGAAGTGAGGACGGCAAGGGGCGAGAGGACGAGCGGCCTCAGCGGGACATTTACTTGGATACATTCGCCATCGACCAGGTAGAAGTGACCAACGAGCGCTACCTGGCCTTTGTAAAGGCGACCGGGCATCGCAATCCCCCGAACCCTTACGGGTCCGGCTTTTTGCATGACGCCACCGGGATCGAGCAACTCCCGGTCGTGCAGGTGACCTGGTATGACGCCAAGGCCTACTGCGCCTGGGCGAAGAAGCGCTTGCCGACGGAAGCGGAGTGGGAAAAGGCGGCGCGTGGCACGGATGGGCGTTTGTATCCCTGGGGCAATGACCCGCCCTCTCCGAAACGCGCCAACTTCGATCGCGAATGGGAGGGAGAGAAGACCATGCATCCGGTGGGTGCGCTGTCGGCCGGCGACTCGCCCTACGGGGTCAAGGACATGTCCGGAAACGCGCGGGAATGGGTCGAAGATTGGTACGATCCGGACTACTACAAGCACGCTCCCGACCGCAATCCCAAGGGACCTGCCAAAGGAGTCGTGCGGAGCATCAGAGGCGGGTCCTGGCACAGCCCAATGTGGGATATCGGCGTCGCCTCCCGGGGACGTGGAGGGTTTGCGCTCCAGACGCACGGCACCGGCTTTCGCTGCGCAAAGAGCGTCGAAGGGCCAGACGGCGCGAAATAA
- a CDS encoding TIGR01777 family oxidoreductase, translated as MHIVVTGGTGFIGSALSEQLAAQGHRVTLLTRDTNRAWRRLGNLCEYMEWDGISPGTWETSFEEVEAVVNLAGASIADERWTESRKRHLIENRVSATRLVVQALGRRASRPVVLISGSGVGYYGASDDRLLDERAERGSGFLADLSEAWEAEAYRAEALGVRVVRLRIGMVLERDGGALPRMLLPFKLFVGGPISPGDQWVSWIHRQDLIGLIQWAITNHTISGPLNAVAPGAVTMAEFCRLLGRAMGRPSWLSVPGFAVKLALGEMGTLLTTGQRVIPMVALSSGFPFVYPDLESALRAILIGRTGAGPSVPDRRQTEVSA; from the coding sequence ATGCACATCGTCGTGACCGGGGGGACCGGCTTTATCGGGTCAGCGCTGAGTGAGCAGTTGGCGGCTCAGGGCCATCGGGTCACTCTACTCACCCGCGATACCAACCGGGCCTGGCGCCGATTGGGGAATCTCTGCGAATACATGGAATGGGACGGGATCTCGCCCGGTACCTGGGAGACCTCGTTCGAAGAGGTCGAGGCCGTCGTTAATTTGGCCGGCGCCTCGATTGCGGATGAACGCTGGACGGAATCCCGCAAACGGCATCTGATCGAGAACCGCGTCTCGGCCACTCGATTGGTCGTCCAGGCGCTTGGTCGCCGCGCGAGCCGTCCTGTGGTTCTGATCAGCGGGTCCGGTGTCGGCTATTACGGGGCCAGCGATGATCGGTTGCTCGATGAGCGGGCGGAACGGGGATCGGGATTCCTTGCGGACCTGTCGGAAGCCTGGGAGGCCGAGGCCTATCGGGCCGAGGCGCTCGGCGTGCGGGTCGTGCGGCTTCGTATCGGGATGGTGCTCGAGCGGGATGGAGGCGCGCTGCCGCGCATGCTGCTGCCCTTCAAACTGTTTGTGGGAGGCCCGATCTCTCCCGGCGACCAGTGGGTGTCGTGGATTCATCGGCAGGATCTGATCGGGTTGATCCAATGGGCGATAACGAATCACACGATCTCCGGCCCCTTGAATGCGGTGGCTCCGGGAGCCGTGACGATGGCCGAGTTCTGCCGCCTGCTCGGTCGAGCGATGGGCCGGCCGTCCTGGCTTTCGGTCCCAGGATTCGCCGTGAAGTTGGCGCTGGGCGAAATGGGCACGTTGCTCACGACAGGACAGAGGGTCATCCCGATGGTCGCCCTGTCCTCCGGGTTTCCCTTTGTCTACCCGGACCTGGAATCGGCCCTGCGCGCCATCCTGATCGGCAGGACCGGCGCCGGCCCTTCGGTCCCGGACCGTCGGCAGACCGAGGTGTCGGCATAA
- a CDS encoding redoxin family protein produces the protein MNRLHGPKERWTVLSLGLAGLAAFLAFAQARSGWAAPPANGGSSGIKVGDRLPDVLVIGAGGKPVRLTQTGAQVKLISIVPQLNTPVCDEQTHRFSEQRGSLDPKVQVITLSTNSADDQAAFAKKARIGNITFLSDAPGYEFGRTTGLLLSPYKILHRAVLVVDRDNVIRHLQLVPMGELPNFDAAYEAAGKLLPRP, from the coding sequence ATGAATCGCCTGCATGGACCAAAAGAGAGATGGACTGTCTTGAGCCTCGGCCTCGCCGGCCTGGCCGCGTTTCTGGCGTTCGCCCAAGCCCGATCAGGGTGGGCCGCGCCGCCTGCGAACGGAGGCTCTTCGGGGATCAAAGTCGGGGACCGTTTGCCCGATGTGTTGGTGATCGGCGCCGGCGGAAAGCCGGTGCGACTGACTCAGACCGGTGCCCAGGTGAAGTTAATCAGCATTGTCCCGCAGCTCAACACGCCGGTGTGCGACGAGCAGACGCACCGTTTCAGCGAGCAGCGGGGTTCGCTCGATCCCAAGGTACAGGTCATCACGCTCAGCACCAACAGCGCCGACGACCAGGCCGCCTTCGCCAAGAAGGCCCGCATTGGGAACATCACCTTTCTCTCCGACGCGCCGGGCTATGAGTTCGGCCGCACGACGGGGCTCCTGCTGAGCCCCTACAAGATCCTCCATCGCGCAGTGCTTGTCGTCGATCGAGACAATGTGATTCGTCACCTACAATTGGTGCCGATGGGCGAATTGCCGAACTTCGACGCGGCCTATGAGGCCGCGGGCAAGCTACTGCCGCGACCGTAG
- a CDS encoding DUF4149 domain-containing protein, translating to MEATFRYLHLLACGLLIGKVALLSFVVAPVLARTLEPESFGKVVRQLFPAYYVLGMASALLGLAAVSCLSMLQGFGMASLAASLLWLIVLAGEGYCRSSLTPMSNEMRDRLKQQELAGSVDLALQRNWQRLHQRSVYLNTLVLFCALGLLGFSIRL from the coding sequence ATGGAGGCGACATTCCGCTATCTGCATCTGTTGGCTTGCGGCCTGTTGATCGGCAAAGTGGCGTTGCTGTCGTTCGTGGTCGCGCCCGTGTTGGCCAGGACCCTGGAGCCGGAGTCTTTCGGCAAGGTCGTCCGGCAACTCTTCCCCGCCTATTATGTGTTGGGCATGGCCTCGGCGCTGCTGGGGCTCGCGGCCGTGAGCTGTCTCAGCATGCTGCAAGGGTTCGGTATGGCGAGTCTCGCTGCCAGCCTGCTGTGGCTGATCGTGCTCGCGGGAGAGGGCTATTGCCGGTCGTCGCTTACGCCCATGAGCAACGAGATGCGGGACCGGCTGAAGCAACAGGAGTTGGCGGGTTCGGTCGATCTCGCGTTGCAACGGAACTGGCAGCGACTACACCAACGATCGGTGTATCTGAACACCTTGGTCCTGTTCTGCGCGCTGGGGCTGCTGGGATTCTCCATCAGGCTGTAA
- a CDS encoding PDZ domain-containing protein translates to MTLRRWLPAMYGLVGLLTLWGLFPMWLPGDVAGAESHEMRERAARGAQAEPAMPDGVVGLSLQVGAERVGDPAALYIGQVFPQGPAHEAGLEHGEEVTAIDGQPVAGKTHAEVVMMVRGEVGKTVRLSVKGERGTREVTLTRVGSDRLYKGMPGTHARPER, encoded by the coding sequence ATGACGCTCCGTCGATGGTTGCCGGCGATGTATGGGTTGGTCGGGCTGTTGACTCTGTGGGGCCTGTTTCCGATGTGGCTTCCTGGTGATGTCGCAGGGGCGGAATCTCATGAGATGAGGGAGCGCGCCGCGCGCGGCGCCCAGGCAGAGCCGGCCATGCCAGACGGGGTTGTCGGCCTTTCATTGCAGGTGGGAGCTGAGCGCGTGGGGGATCCGGCGGCGCTGTATATCGGGCAGGTCTTTCCGCAAGGACCGGCCCATGAGGCCGGGTTGGAGCATGGCGAGGAAGTGACGGCCATCGATGGCCAGCCGGTGGCCGGCAAGACCCACGCAGAGGTCGTCATGATGGTCCGTGGAGAGGTGGGGAAGACGGTCCGGCTCAGCGTGAAAGGCGAACGCGGGACCCGCGAGGTGACCCTGACCCGTGTCGGGAGCGACCGGCTCTACAAAGGCATGCCTGGAACCCATGCCAGACCCGAGCGATAG
- a CDS encoding cryptochrome/photolyase family protein has protein sequence MMSRAIVWFRRDLRVQDHPALANALRDYEEVIPLFVFDEPLLRSQVFGAGCVRFMLDCLAELQRSLAGSGLSLRWRHGDPLEDVPKLARDMRADAVLWNRDYDPVAVERDHLVMRALAKQGVAVRTFKDHMVFEPDEIRTADGGGFQRYGAYRAKWWAKWRAAAPESATLSPSRQSAVPSKEIKPLPSASDLGYQTIVPAIPGGERQALARLRLFLDGPIHRYGIGRNRPAQDETSVLSPHFRFGTLSPRSAVRQALRTLSDRDSQRNGASRSDVVTWIDELVWRDFFHQVLANHPHVAGEPFRAAAVAPRRPDGPEARWLFQAWREGRTGYPLVDAGMRQLNQTGWMHNRVRMVAASFLAKDLRLDWRWGERYFMNRLLDADLAVNNGNWQWCASTGTDAMPGYRIFNPALQGKKFDPAGEYVAEAARTA, from the coding sequence ATGATGTCGAGAGCGATCGTGTGGTTTCGGCGGGATCTCCGGGTGCAGGATCACCCCGCCCTGGCGAATGCGCTCCGAGACTATGAGGAGGTCATCCCGCTCTTCGTGTTCGACGAGCCGTTGCTCCGGTCGCAGGTCTTTGGCGCCGGGTGCGTCCGGTTCATGCTGGATTGTCTGGCCGAACTGCAACGCTCGCTGGCCGGATCCGGGCTCTCATTGCGATGGCGCCATGGCGATCCTCTGGAAGACGTTCCGAAGCTGGCGCGCGACATGCGGGCCGACGCGGTGCTGTGGAATCGGGACTATGATCCGGTCGCTGTGGAACGGGATCATCTCGTCATGCGGGCCTTGGCCAAGCAAGGGGTCGCGGTACGGACCTTCAAGGACCATATGGTCTTCGAGCCGGATGAGATCCGCACAGCGGACGGCGGGGGCTTCCAACGCTACGGCGCCTATCGGGCGAAATGGTGGGCCAAGTGGCGGGCCGCTGCCCCGGAATCGGCGACCCTGTCTCCTTCAAGACAGTCAGCGGTTCCCTCCAAAGAGATCAAACCGCTCCCCTCCGCTTCAGATTTGGGATACCAGACTATCGTGCCGGCGATTCCCGGCGGAGAACGGCAGGCCCTCGCTCGACTGCGACTGTTTTTGGACGGCCCGATTCACCGCTATGGCATCGGACGCAACCGGCCGGCACAGGACGAGACCTCCGTGCTCTCTCCGCACTTCCGATTCGGGACTTTGTCGCCGCGCTCGGCAGTCCGGCAGGCGCTGCGAACCTTGAGCGATCGGGACAGTCAACGAAACGGCGCATCCCGGTCAGATGTCGTGACCTGGATCGACGAATTGGTCTGGCGGGATTTTTTTCATCAGGTGCTGGCCAACCATCCGCATGTAGCCGGGGAGCCGTTCCGGGCGGCGGCGGTCGCCCCTCGCCGTCCCGACGGGCCGGAGGCCCGCTGGTTGTTTCAGGCCTGGCGCGAGGGGCGAACCGGCTATCCGCTGGTGGACGCCGGCATGCGTCAACTGAACCAGACCGGCTGGATGCACAATCGCGTGCGCATGGTGGCGGCGTCGTTCCTTGCGAAGGATCTGCGGCTGGACTGGCGTTGGGGCGAGCGCTACTTCATGAACCGGCTGCTCGATGCGGACCTGGCCGTGAACAACGGCAACTGGCAATGGTGCGCCTCGACCGGCACGGACGCCATGCCTGGCTATCGGATCTTCAACCCGGCGCTACAGGGGAAAAAGTTTGATCCGGCCGGCGAGTACGTGGCCGAAGCGGCGAGGACGGCATGA